The genomic window GCGGGCGCGACGGACTACCTCACCAAGCCCTTCCGGGTCGCCCATGTCCGCGCCCGCGTGCGCGGGTGGCTCCTGCGGGCCAGCGCGGCCGACGGCGGCGAGCCCCGCTGAGTGAGTCGGAGGGGGTGTCGGAACACCCCCCTCCGAGACCTCCCCCGAGGATCGTTGCGGCGGCAAAAGCCGCCGCTCGGAGCGGACTACCAACCGTGAGCGACTGTGCGATCCGCCGCCCGTGTTTGCTCCGACGCCGCCCGGGCCCGGGTCAGGGATAGATGAGGCGGACCAGCGCCAGCGACAGCCAGGGCACGTAGCTGATCAGGAGAGTCACCAGGGCCAGCACCAGCGTGAACGGCCAGCCGCGCCGGAAGACCTCCCAGAAGGAGAGGCCCGCGATCGCCGAGGTCGTGAAGAGGACGCTGGCCACCGGCGGCGTCTGCTGACCCACCCCCAGGTTGATCGTCACGATGACCCCGAAATGGATGGGGTCGATCCCGACCTGCCGGACCAGCGGCATCACCACCGGCACCACCAGCAGGATCGCCGCCGCCGAGTGCAGGAACATCCCGATGACGAAGAAGAAGACGTTGAGGAACAAGAGGATCAGGTAGCGGTTCTGGGTCGTCTCCAGCATGAGCCGGGCGAACTTCTGCGGGATCTGCTCATTGGTCAGGAACCAGCCCAGGACGGCGGACGCGGCCACGATGACCATGACCATCGCGGTCTGCATCATGGAGTCGACGAGGATGGGCGGGAGGCCTCTCCACGGGATCTCCCGGTAGACGAACACACCGACGGCGAACGCGGCCACCGCCGCCAGGCCGGCCACCTCGGTCGCGGTGGCGACGCCTCCGAAGATCCCGCCCCAGATGACCGCCGGGACGATCATGGCCCAGCCGGCCGCCGCCGCCGACCGCCCGACCTCGCGCAGGCTGAAGGCCTGCTCCACCGGGAGGTCGAGCTTGCGCGCGTAGTAGTAGCAGAGGCCCATCATGGCCGCGCAGGCCAGGACGCCCGGCACGAAGCCGGCGATGAAGAGCTTCGCCACCGAGGTCTCTGCCATCCAGGCGTAGATGATCATCGGGACGGACGGCGGGATGAGGATCGCCGCCGAGGCCGCGTTCGACACGATCG from Candidatus Methylomirabilota bacterium includes these protein-coding regions:
- a CDS encoding TRAP transporter large permease → MMEALILAVMIVLVLFSVPIAWALCLTTVIFVLIKGSAPLTTVPLTLFAGSSSFPLLAIPLFILAGGLMETGGISLRLVNFAQSLVGFIRGGLAMVTVVATMIQSEISGSSVADAAAIGRVMIPAMARRGYPRALSAAIVSNAASAAILIPPSVPMIIYAWMAETSVAKLFIAGFVPGVLACAAMMGLCYYYARKLDLPVEQAFSLREVGRSAAAAGWAMIVPAVIWGGIFGGVATATEVAGLAAVAAFAVGVFVYREIPWRGLPPILVDSMMQTAMVMVIVAASAVLGWFLTNEQIPQKFARLMLETTQNRYLILLFLNVFFFVIGMFLHSAAAILLVVPVVMPLVRQVGIDPIHFGVIVTINLGVGQQTPPVASVLFTTSAIAGLSFWEVFRRGWPFTLVLALVTLLISYVPWLSLALVRLIYP